TCATCACTACTCTTTGTCTAGCATAATGTTTGTTATCTGCGTTGGATATGTTATGACCGGTAGTTTGGAGTGCTTGCTGGTGGGCAGACAATCCCCGTTTTCCGATTTCGATTCCTTGAAATGTGGATCCCATAGTTTAAACTCCTAGGCAGTCGCGTTCAAAATGACCGCGCTCTGTTGGCCCTGCCCTCGCCGAATCGGTTGTTTACTCGATGTATAAACTTTTTCCCTTTCGTGTTCATGAAGGGTATCGATTGTTTTTTGTAGGAAATCCTTACGGGTACGAAGCAATTTATCGTTCACTATAATCGCTTCTTTCAATTCTTGCACTACGCTCTTCAACTCTTGTGCAAAACCCTTCAGTTTATAATTGGAATCCCTATCCATTTGATTTAAAAAATTGGTTAATGTGATTTCTTTGTTTTCGAATTTTTCTTTTTCGTAAACTTCCTGGATCGTTTTCATACGAATTCGTTCCAATTCCGATGCCTCTACCATTACGTGGTAGCTCTCTTTGACACAAGATTCGAGAGCTCTGCCATCGGCGCTATGGATCGCCTGTCTTTTTTTGCCTTCCCAATCCAGAAGCCGTTTGTAACAGTCTATTTCATTAGTAAACAGACTTCTAAGCGATTCTACCCAATCCAACATGCGTTCCCTCAATTGAAGGATCGACGGAATTGAAAATGGGCTTAGGAAAATTTATAAAAATTTACTATTTCCGTCACTATGTCACAAAAATCGCCATGTACCAAGGTATGTATGATGGATCCGGATACGGATCTATGTGCGGGATGTTTTCGTACATTGGAGGAAATCGGGCTTTGGTCTCAGTATTCCGATGAAGAGAAGGCGATCGTTTGGGAGAAATTGGAAAAAAGGAAGGAGAATGCTGGAGGCTGATAAGAAAACCCTGGCGGGAAAGCCAGAGCTACAGTTATAGATAGAACCCGGATTATTTGGTTCCTTTGTCGATTTTGTTTCTATGGTCTTCGCATAAACGGTACAGTTGACCGGTTGATGCATTTTTTTTAGTAACTTTCTTTCCGCATACAATGCAGAGACCTTGCGTTCTTCTTCTTTTGTAAAGCAGTTGAACTCTCTCTGCTCCGGACAGATTGAATTTACTAATTTGTAGACGAACACCTTTAATCAAATAACTTCCGATGGATGACTCTTCGCCTTTTTTCAAGTCGGAGAAAATTTTCGATAGTTCGTCGGATTTGATTGATTTTGGTTTCATTGGCACCTCTAATTCACAAGCTTTTTTTCAGCGTCTTTCTGTGTTATATTTTAAAATATTAATGCATATTAGGTATGGCCCTCTAACGCGCAACATAATTTTTGATTCCGCTTAACTTTTATCAGATTACGAAAAAACAAGAAAATTCAATATGATGAACTCTGTTCAAATATTAGTTTAAATCCCGAAATAGTGTGCAAATTTTTATTGGCATATGTTTTATTTAGGGTATTCTATAGTTCTGTCAAAAGGATATAGATTATGAGCACCACAGATGTTAATACTAAAAAGTACAAAAACCTAACTGAGTTCTTTCCCTTCTATTTAACCGAACATAGCAATGCAGTGAATCGAGCCTTACATTTTATCGGATCGTCGCTTGCCCTTGGGTTTATCTTTGCCTTTATCTCTTCAGGCAATTGGATCGCTTTGGGTCTGGCGTTGTTTTCCGGATACCTATTTGCATGGATTGGCCATTTCTTTATCGAAAAAAACCGCCCGGCCACATTCAAATACCCTTTCCTTTCTTTTATTTCCGATTGGATGATGTATGGACGCATGTTAGTGGGCAAAATTCCGAAGTAATACCCAGAGGATATGAATCTGAAAGTTTACACTACTCCCATTTGTTTGTTTTTAACGTTTATTTATTTTTTAGGATGCACTCCTTCCGGCGCGAGTAAAGAAAAAATAATAACAATACATGCGAACAAACAAATAGGAGTGGAAGAAGCCACGGCACAACTGATCCCTCTTATTTTTGAATATGAGTTGAAAGAATGGAAAATTACTACCGATCCTGTGTCGAAAAATCAAATTCTTGAGATAAGTTATGGCGGTTCCTCCGCTTTGACATTTTCTTCTCAAAAAGAGTACAGAACTAACACAACTATGCTCCATGCTTTGTATTCCGCAAAAAGCCTATTTGCTTTTTCCCCCTACTCTATTTCCGATATTCGCTTAAGTCTTGTTAAACCTCTGTATGTAAAAGACGAAGCTCATCCGGATGTAGGAATACAGGAGTTCGAGATCTTCCGAACTTCCATGGATATGGCAAAGGCAAAAGAAGTTTTAAAAAAACATTCCCGGACAGATCCGTTCTCAACGGAAAAATCGGAAGAAAAAGACAGAAAAACCTTTTTAGAAGATTTGGTCCGAACTTGGAAACTGGAATTGGATGAATTGAATAAGATTACCGTGGAATGATCCACTTTTCCGAAGGAACGATCGCTTTTTGCAATCTATCCAGATAGGAGTTTTTGGGAATCTCATACGCACCCAACGTCCATGTAACATGATTTAGTTGCTGGGTATCAAAAAGACTGAATTCGCTTGTTTTCAGCTTTTCGAACAAATGATAAAGTGCGACTTTTCCCGCATCCGACTGAAAAGCAAACATGGACTCTCCGGCAAAAAACCTACCGATCGCCACTCCATACACTCCGCCGACCAGTTCATTTTTCTCATTCCACGCCTCTACACTGTGGGCCCAGCCCAAACGGTGCAATTGGCAGTATCCTTTATAAAATCCTCTGGTGATCCAGGTATTGTCCTTTTCCCGGTAAGCGCAACCCTGCATAACCGCTTCAAAGGCCTCGTTGAAACTGATCCGATAGATTCCTTGCCTGATCTTTCTCTGAACCGTCTTGGAAAAATGGGTGTTGTTTAAATCGAAGATCGCTCTCGGATCCAGGCAGTACCAACGAATCGGATCTTCCGACCAGGGAAAAATTCCATGGGTATACGCATATAACAACCGTTCAACGCTAAAATCTCCACCGACAGCGATCAGATCTTCTTTCGCTTCCCTCGGGTTTTTAAAGAACTGTTCAAAATTTCTTTGCGTCAATCTACGAGAATTTCCTTCGGATAATCATAAACAATTTTCACTTTCAGACTTTTTCCATTTTCATCATTGATATTGGAAATACCTTCATACTGAAGGATACGTTTTGTCTTGTAATCATATACAAGTAAAATGGGTTTAATCAGTCTCTTCAGAATAAAATTATCAATTTCCAATTTTACGTAAATCGCCTTTCTTCCGTTTCGATCCTCATCTTTGATTTTTTCTACTGCAAATAAATAATCATCCAATTGAACCGGAACCAGAAATCGAAAACTCATTCTCTCTCCTCGAGTTAGTTTATCCCAATACTCGCGGACAAAATGATCAAAGCCTCCGTCCATCACGGCAGGATAAGCAGGAAGGTATGTTTTTTCTTCCAAAGAATCTTCTTTTTTTCTTTTATAATAAAGACGAACCTGTTTGCCTTTTACATCTGCACCTTCCAGATATCCGTCTCTATAATCTTCCGTACTAAACGTAGGCACCAACGGATTTTGATCGTAGTGAATGTATTTTTTTGCGAAGGGATTTCCGGCGGCATCTTTGTATATAACTTCAGACCGTTGGTGTTTTCCGCCTGTAAAAAACTCCGAGTGATTGTCTGAGTAAACGTATTTGCCCGAATTCAAATCATAAGCTTTTCCAAAATATTGAAATGTGGGTTTTTCCGACCAAATAGGGAAAAACGATGGAAAAATTAAGAAAGATAGTATGATTTTACGAAACATATTGTTTAGACATGAAAAAATACAGACTGACCGACCAACGAACTGTTTTAGGGATACTTTCAAAATTAGCATCCACCACATTGACTGATCCGGCTTCCCAAAAAAAATACCAAGTAGTAAATCCGATCACTGTAAATGATATTTTAAAATCAGTTCATTTTACATTGGTCTCAGGCGAACCACTTACCGACAAACCGTCCTCTCTTGTATGTGTTTTGAAAGAAAACAGAGTGGAACTCAAAGTCAAATTGGCAAATCCCTATCTGGAAGATCTTTTCCAAGTGACAGAGGCTCTGATTGAACCTTTGGAACGTTCTTCCAAACGAGCGACGATCGATTCCATCACAGCCCATAAGATTCAGATGGCACCTACTGCCGACATAGGCACTATCATTTCTCTTTACGGAAAAACATCTCTGATCAATCAAATACTCAATCAATGGCAAATTCACTTGGAGCAGTCACTAACTAACTACGGTTACTTTATCAAAAGAGTAAACATAGGATTTTTTTATGCGGCGGACACTCCTTTGATGGAAGCGCTTGCCACATCCAAAGCACCTTATTATCTGAGAGACTCAAATCGCAAAATCTTCTATACGGAAAATGCATTTTTTTCCCCTAAAAAACTAAACGATCAGTATGTTAAATCCATTTTGGACAACCATCTGTTGAACAATATCAAATCGGCACTAATCGTTCCTTTTTTTTCTACAAGCAAAATACTGTTAGGTTATTTTGAAGTCTTAAGCAATTTACCGGATCTCGGAAATGCGGCACTGCAAGATGCCATCACAGGTCCCCAAGGTATTGGACCGCTTCTGGAGTTTCTGGATGCACGTGCGGAAGAATTCGTATTTCAAATGGAATTTGCCTATGCGAAAGATTGGGTTCAGATTGCGGATCAGGGTTTGATCCGGGACATCAGCCAAGACGGGGCAGGCATCGGAATCTACATCAAAGATAAAGAATCGATCGCAACAAAAACAGCAGGTTCTCCCGTTTCCTTTCAAATTGAAATCAATTCCCTTCCTTATACATTTTACGGAAGTTTAAGAAGTATCAAACTGGCAAATACCGAGTCCGAAAATCACAGCATAGGAGTTCAAATTTTTCAATGTGACAGACAGGAAGGTATGTCACTTTTGGCAAGTTACGCATCTACTCTGATTGACAAGGAGGTAACATGACACCGGAACAATACGAATCGATTTTACGAAGTCTGACGGATATCAAAACGGCACTCGGGGAAGAACGTTCCTCATATAAATTCATTCTCTATATGGTTCCCAATATCGGGATCATTTTCGGAACCACACTTTTGTTCTTTCTCTTCAAATGGTGGCATAACCAGAAAATGGCACTGATCCAAACAGGCCAATTCAAGCCCTGGTCCTTTGATCTAAGGGCCTATTCCTTTTTCCTGGGTCTTTTGTTGACATTCACGGGATTTGCACTATCATTTGTATTTATACTCGTCTTGGGAAGATCCATGGCGATGATGGGAGGGTTAATACCATTCGCAATTGGGTTAGGTCTATTGACCTTCTACAAACTAAGCAAATAACCGCCGCCCCGGAAAGGGCCTGCAACCAGGAAGATTGGGATTCCATCCAAGCAATCCTAGGCGGAAATGTTTCTCAGTTTGAACGTTTGATGAAACGTTACCAAGGTATGGTATTTTCACAAGCTTCGAAAGCTTTCTCTACGCAAGAGGAAGCGGAAGACTTCACTCAGGAAGTTTTTCTAAAAGCTTACGAAGCACTCAGTACGTTCCGGGGGGAAGCACAGTTTTCCACTTGGCTCTTTCAAATCGCCCGCAACGAAATCTCACGCCATTTTAAAAAGAAAAAACCGATCGTTCATACATTGGATGAATCCCACGAATCCCATCCGAGCACTGTGAGTCAGTCTTCCTTTGCGGAAGATTTGGCAAAAGAAGAAGAGGGAAATTTACTCAGACAGTTGATCTCCCGTTTGCCACTTGTTTACCAAAGACCCATCATATTGCATTATTTTGAAAATAGATCTTTGAAAGAAATCTCTCTGGATATGGACATCAAAATCAATACCATCAAAAGCCATATCTCACGGGGAAAGGACCTGATTCGGAAATGGTGGCAACATGAATAGACGTGCTCATGAAAATCCTGAAGTATTTTTTCTTTCTCCCGATCCTCTATTAAAGAACCAGCCAGGATCACCTAATCTTCGTTTCAGGGTGCTGTCCGAAATTTTACCTTTGAATTTTTTAATCTCAGGGATTTTGTTTTCATTTACTTTGTTTCTCATACCTTTGGGCACTTTGTACTTCGGCAAACAACTATTTGGTTCCGTTTATTCTTTGATGCCCATCCTGATCAGCTCCAGTTTGTTTTTTTGTTTTTACTGTTTGGTATTGGGATTTTTGATTATGAACACGCGAATTCCTTTCTTAAAAGAATGGAAAGAAAAACTTGGTTTTCATGAAGTCTGATTTCCGATTTAGTTCCTTAGTTTTAATCTTCCTTTTTTGTTCCTCCATTTCCCTTCTTGCGGAAGAAAAATCTTCGACCGCAGTTCTCCCCACAGCCAAAGAATTTTTGGAAATGGATCTGGAAAAAACCTTTCCGATTTTGGAAAAATTAAGCAAAGAAGAGACCAAAGAACTCATCACTCAAATCCGAAGCGAAGCTAAGGAAAAATACCCAAAGATCGATCATTTTTACTTTCTCATCTCTCACTTGGAAGAAATGCAAGCCATCGAGAAAGAACAAGCGCGTTTGAAAAACCTACTTTGGGTCTACGGCCTGGGACTTTTTCTATTTTTAGGTTTTTTAAGTTTTCTTTTGATTCGCCAAAGAAAAGCGATTCAAGACATAAACGAACTTTCCTAGTTCCCCGTTTTCTCTTTCTATAATTTGCAAGCATGTAACCGTTTTGTAATTAAATTGTAATGTTTTATCGTTATTGTAATCTTAATTCATGAAAATCTTGGTTGTTGATGACGAAGAAGACATAGCAGGACTGATTCAGTTCCATTTAGAGGAAGAAGGATTCCAGGTGGAAGTATGCCATAACGGGATGGAAGTTCTTCCCCGTTTGGAAAAAAATCTACCGGACGGGATCATTCTGGACTTGATGCTTCCCGGCATCGGTGGAATGGATCTTTGCAAACGGATCAAAGAAAAATACCCTCAGATCCCTATCATTATGGTAACTGCAAAAACCGGCGAAACCGATGTGGTTCTCGGTTTGGAACTTGGTGCCGACGATTATATCCGAAAACCATTTAACATTCGTGAGTTGATCGCAAGAGTCAGAACCGTAACCAGAAGACAGGCGGACGGTGCCGCAACGGAAAATGTAGGAACAGTTTCCACCGGAAAAATTCAAATCAATCCCACCGCGCATAAAGTATATGTAGATGGAAAAGAAATCGATCTTACCTTAATCGAATTTAAAATTTTACAACTTTTTGCTTCTAACACGGGAGTAGCTTTTTCACGGGACAAATTATTGGATCGGATTTGGGGAAAGGATGTATTTGTCACTGACAGAACTGTTGATGTAAATATCAAAAGACTCCGAGATAAATTGCTGAGTGAAAAAGAAAGACTGGAAACCATCCGTGGAGTCGGATATCGTTT
The nucleotide sequence above comes from Leptospira kobayashii. Encoded proteins:
- a CDS encoding flagellar protein FlgN, with product MLDWVESLRSLFTNEIDCYKRLLDWEGKKRQAIHSADGRALESCVKESYHVMVEASELERIRMKTIQEVYEKEKFENKEITLTNFLNQMDRDSNYKLKGFAQELKSVVQELKEAIIVNDKLLRTRKDFLQKTIDTLHEHEREKVYTSSKQPIRRGQGQQSAVILNATA
- a CDS encoding DUF1289 domain-containing protein, which gives rise to MSQKSPCTKVCMMDPDTDLCAGCFRTLEEIGLWSQYSDEEKAIVWEKLEKRKENAGG
- a CDS encoding LIC10235 family protein is translated as MKPKSIKSDELSKIFSDLKKGEESSIGSYLIKGVRLQISKFNLSGAERVQLLYKRRRTQGLCIVCGKKVTKKNASTGQLYRLCEDHRNKIDKGTK
- a CDS encoding DUF962 domain-containing protein; the encoded protein is MSTTDVNTKKYKNLTEFFPFYLTEHSNAVNRALHFIGSSLALGFIFAFISSGNWIALGLALFSGYLFAWIGHFFIEKNRPATFKYPFLSFISDWMMYGRMLVGKIPK
- the aat gene encoding leucyl/phenylalanyl-tRNA--protein transferase, with translation MTQRNFEQFFKNPREAKEDLIAVGGDFSVERLLYAYTHGIFPWSEDPIRWYCLDPRAIFDLNNTHFSKTVQRKIRQGIYRISFNEAFEAVMQGCAYREKDNTWITRGFYKGYCQLHRLGWAHSVEAWNEKNELVGGVYGVAIGRFFAGESMFAFQSDAGKVALYHLFEKLKTSEFSLFDTQQLNHVTWTLGAYEIPKNSYLDRLQKAIVPSEKWIIPR
- a CDS encoding DUF6249 domain-containing protein, translated to MTPEQYESILRSLTDIKTALGEERSSYKFILYMVPNIGIIFGTTLLFFLFKWWHNQKMALIQTGQFKPWSFDLRAYSFFLGLLLTFTGFALSFVFILVLGRSMAMMGGLIPFAIGLGLLTFYKLSK
- a CDS encoding RNA polymerase sigma factor, whose amino-acid sequence is MKRYQGMVFSQASKAFSTQEEAEDFTQEVFLKAYEALSTFRGEAQFSTWLFQIARNEISRHFKKKKPIVHTLDESHESHPSTVSQSSFAEDLAKEEEGNLLRQLISRLPLVYQRPIILHYFENRSLKEISLDMDIKINTIKSHISRGKDLIRKWWQHE
- a CDS encoding response regulator; amino-acid sequence: MKILVVDDEEDIAGLIQFHLEEEGFQVEVCHNGMEVLPRLEKNLPDGIILDLMLPGIGGMDLCKRIKEKYPQIPIIMVTAKTGETDVVLGLELGADDYIRKPFNIRELIARVRTVTRRQADGAATENVGTVSTGKIQINPTAHKVYVDGKEIDLTLIEFKILQLFASNTGVAFSRDKLLDRIWGKDVFVTDRTVDVNIKRLRDKLLSEKERLETIRGVGYRFRDA